In the genome of Arabidopsis thaliana chromosome 4, partial sequence, the window tcctctccgTCACTCGAGCTTCCTCCGACAGTGGATCAACCTCTCCCACCGCCGCCGTCTCCGTGGAGGCTCCTGAGCCCGTGGAAGTGATAGTTAAAGAGCCTCCGCAATCAACACCGGCGgttaaaaaggaagaaaccgCCACCGCTAAAAATGTCGCCGTCGAAGGTGAAGAGATGAAAACAACGGAGAGTGTTGTCAAATTCCAGGATGCGAGATGGATTAATGGAACTTGGGATCTGAAACAGTTCGAGAAAGATGGAAAAACCGATTGGGATTCTGTAATCGTTGCTGGTTAGATTAGAATTAGATCCTCGTTAAGTTTTTTTGCTCTGTTACTTTGGTGAAAATtcgaaatttgaatttgatgtttaatgtgttttgatttgaagaggcaaagagaagaaaatggctAGAAGAGAATCCAGAAACAACGAGTAACGACGAACCAGTGCTTTTCGATACATCGATTATTCCATGGTGGGCTTGGATTAAGAGATACCACTTACCTGAAGCTGAACTCTTAAATGGTATTTGTTTCCTCTCTCAAAAGATCAAACACATACACAAAGAATGTTACTTACTCTTACTCTTTGTAGGTCGTGCGGCGATGATAGGATTCTTTATGGCTTACTTTGTCGATAGTCTTACCGGAGTAGGACTTGTTGATCAAATGGGGAATTTCTTCTGCAAGACACTATTGTTTGTGGCTGTGGCTGGAGTTTTGTTTATTCGTAAGAATGAGGATGTGGATAAACTCAAGaacttgtttgatgagactaCATTGTATGATAAGCAATGGCAAGCAGCTTggaaaaatgatgatgatgagtcatTGGGTTCTAAGAAGAAGTGATAACAAAGattcttgctttctttttttgttgttgttgtaattaGGAGATGAACTTACCAAATGTAATATCAAGAGATTTGAACAATGTTTCCTCAGATTACCGTTAATCATGTCTAGTCTCTACTTAACTTAAtctaattagaaaacaaaaaaggccCAATAAGAAGCCCAATTTTCCAAGTTTATTTTCGTTAGTTATATTTATCCCACATCGACAACAGCTCGTAAGTGAGATAAATGTTTTACCAAGAATCTTTGGCTTTGGCTACCACGATATTGGCTCTGGCCACAATTTCTCATTGTTTACCAGGTTGCTTGACCGATACGGGTTTAGGAAACTTGACTCTGAGCAAAGGGAATTTGCTGATGGTGACTTTGTGAGAGGTAAACCTGAGCTTATCCGGAACATATATAAACGCACCAGAGCTCAAATACTAAACACTAAAGAAGGGAGAGAGCTGCTTAAGCAAGTCATGGAGAtgaggaaacagaggagagaaaagatgaagaaagagattacGAAAGCAAAGGAACTAGCTGATCGGTTGCACCATGTACATATTTGGAACATACAATGATGTTTCGCGATTTGGAAATTTATGTCAAGACCAGGCTTTGATTACTCTGCTTATAGTTCTCCTATTTGATATATTTCCCTTTCCAGGGTTAGGTTTTTGATTGTATGTGCAACTTATTAATTGTGGtataatttgaaaactttagcATGTATGTCGATTACAAAGTATGTATCAATCTTGCGATGAAAGATTATGTGAAGTTGTGAACTAATCATCATTGGGttcaaaacaaagtttcttcctttatttttggtgTAATTATTCAAACAAAAGGCTAACGAGATTTGAAGATGTTTTCTCAGGCATACTTGATTCTAAAGCTTCTTCAAGTACTcacaaacatataaattttggaATTATCAAATGCGTTGCTGCCGAGTGTATTCCCAAAGGGCAATGGCACCACTGACATGAACATTGAGGGACCTAACAACTCCAAGTTGTGGGATCTCGATACAAGCATCCAATATATGGATTATATCCACTGGGATGCCTTCCTTTTCACGACCCAGCACCAAAACCTTTGGAACAACAGAGAGATCCACTTAGTTACTATGGGAAAGCCACAAGCGAGAGTAAATGAAAGGCTCTGTTCTTATGTTTTTGCGCATCAACTTACCGTCTTCTTTGGGAATTGGTATTTGTCAAGTGAAACGCTATTCGCTGTCTGTTCCAGTCCCAAGATTGAGAACCCTTcccgtttcttcttctccaagaacAGTTTCAAACTGTTTACGGGGACTTCCATGATTGGAACCCATTTCTCAGCAGTCACACtgcagaaaagaaaaagagaaaaattctTGTAAACTCTTGCACCGTCCTTCGATGATAGATGACTAGAATATATAAACGTACCTAATTAGTTGGAACTGTTTGTCGTGTATTATGCTTGCATCTGCAACAGCAAGACTTGATGCTTTAAACACCTGCAAAAGATGCAGAGAGGGGATGTTAACGCTGAACTAGATACAAGTACAAGACTCCTAGCTTTTTCTTGCTTCCTTGAATTGCAGATATGGTAAggaaatacaaaaagaaaataatagcAATACCTCACATGTCCGGGCTAATCCAGCAAGATTAGGAATACGATCAACCAATGAAGCCACAAGGATCAAACTCTGTCGACCAGATTTCAACCTTTCGACCTCCATGCTTCTAGATCGTAAGAGCTGAGTCACGagctcatcttctttttccatttctgAAAACTTACTTGTGTTGGTACATAATCATGTTTACAAAATAATAGCTATATAATATTTGCATACCAAAGAGCCGCTTGTAAGTTTCCCCGTTTCGGAGCACAGAAGTTGAACTAGCATCTTGCTTCTCATGTTTGGAAAGAGTGATCTTCCTCTGGAAATCCAACGAAGATGGCTCAGAAAGCCTTTCTTCATCTGTCGTGGACATGATCAACCGACGCTTGGGCTCTTCATCAATCTTGAAGCCTTCATTTTTTATGGTAACTACATCCTTTGCCATGGAGGCACGGAGATCTTCCCTTACATCCTGCAAGACTTGAAGATAAGGCAAAgagacagaaacaaaaaa includes:
- the LIL3:1 gene encoding Chlorophyll A-B binding family protein (LIL3:1; FUNCTIONS IN: sequence-specific DNA binding transcription factor activity; INVOLVED IN: regulation of transcription; LOCATED IN: chloroplast thylakoid membrane, chloroplast; EXPRESSED IN: 24 plant structures; EXPRESSED DURING: 13 growth stages; BEST Arabidopsis thaliana protein match is: Chlorophyll A-B binding family protein (TAIR:AT5G47110.1); Has 30201 Blast hits to 17322 proteins in 780 species: Archae - 12; Bacteria - 1396; Metazoa - 17338; Fungi - 3422; Plants - 5037; Viruses - 0; Other Eukaryotes - 2996 (source: NCBI BLink).) — encoded protein: MALFSPPISSSSLQNPNFIPKFSFSLLSSNRFSLLSVTRASSDSGSTSPTAAVSVEAPEPVEVIVKEPPQSTPAVKKEETATAKNVAVEGEEMKTTESVVKFQDARWINGTWDLKQFEKDGKTDWDSVIVAEAKRRKWLEENPETTSNDEPVLFDTSIIPWWAWIKRYHLPEAELLNGRAAMIGFFMAYFVDSLTGVGLVDQMGNFFCKTLLFVAVAGVLFIRKNEDVDKLKNLFDETTLYDKQWQAAWKNDDDESLGSKKK